One window of the Plasmodium vivax chromosome 2, whole genome shotgun sequence genome contains the following:
- a CDS encoding hypothetical protein (encoded by transcript PVX_081485A), with product MHPPQEKDPLRNYRDREEPGALPYIPHGENYLKMNKPKYNGNGSYHHKQARESQVSSNDNLSYHNHSYMCNNSSGNYHPGKVHHHQLANGRYHKMGYNEGSGDYLPRGRTYRSNNGVSNAVGIGMCEEEIVHPQYNKRNGGNRYDGGIAPNVNGFKTVPNDPLGRSPNGVLESNGATEKEPDVEEMQKDFYPNGKGQNWTRRVNNRMGRSYPSRIVAPRNGAADYAGRGFAAFNQSGQQGSQQGGQHGIQQSDHHSGAPNGVELKLKGEMDSQQESHHLMEINNDRDNPNAFSTKGRRKINGRYLNAYKGGAHYVHGSVSSRSSNYFGGGNYGHGQGGGHGSGHGSGHGSGHGSGHGSGQGYTYNQGQSSGYGYNYNHNNYNNHNNYNNYNNYNNHNSYNNHNSYNHNNYNHNSYSHNSYSHNHGSFSHNHGSFSHNHGSYKHNHRSYNNQGGSQGANCEAEAAAKVVSAGEVPLAECADVCVVQKESPPDGGAAKTDGCISVSSPNNQLGDAAKTDVVQTVDLPKEVYNERNGTHAKPSDEEVDAQICLKVAKDANQQSDNCEGNENTLDGSCNVGGNPHGNHQVSGGGGDLGGHNKGESLTSGEPFKHGKCAVGEVVLRKDQCSGREGPHTNGGDHLMEGPPYVQANNEVSGKDPTGSYSPVPFSKNCTNRKKTQNRSYPPVYNSNRYEISINGAFWRGKNTLCNGSSGAARSDDPSGRRDPLPAPPTTTVKGYNRGECVNGSMNSLIDNDLVTTPQGEYLQSVTQLDSANSFEENSTVTKEYGVCGNGDLQVGNLSGRTLREDAVWEAPPVGELHQEEFYVDGVCPDGKTTIGEGDPLKKDLPMTAIPNGVREAPLACGEAKQCFDHAAGGYGGDGAGNCGGGKMDPLGGGHHHHRVGSYNHGGGSYIHGVGSCNQGGGSYNHGGSSYNHGGSSYNHGGSSYNHGGSSYNHGGSSYNHGGSSYNHGGSSYNHGVRSYPPGGGPPFHAAQEPPGTYPNGAYKKHNSVFPPNVLHKHGRNMRGGKSQFPSMHECFFSANKGKGGSTRRSEPVGGIDEATREFLLREQVYGMSNEGTTFVGDTNYADGSPFFVKRKVLTSKAAVESFSYDAGEVHSGEGKPKNDQQDEFALTTDSITMNCYRAELKVVKEVKEVKELTEVKELTEVKEVKELTEVKEVKELTEVKEVKELKELKELKEEVQIGESSSTRDEGCLVVNPKLTHVRSSVHLNMTMPMNGWKKEPVLRRPKKGAAAEKVKRSIVGRDAGAATAEHILGEAQRDGQGEAQREGQLNDPRDNPLNSQQGPLRAVGGPPKQRRSRSENIHCCQNKDLKNLEVAMIKPHMDGFKGTANVNGFRTFLERVLTSYLDGGAVEGRPSIPGERSGKMNELQRAKLPCPLGEEAPVCTYLETDQWERDKRMGSFHTGECSPEKKAALTENGAVKTDRGERHKAVYFPGEHLNYGSDVKAQNTFLCLPVEGDAIEGDAIEEEAVEGEAVEHDAVECYAAENDDAECDAAECDAANAQWEDKPMNYIPGEEEAAPLEGTLRGAFLGRRDCVGGASAYAGSSRVSGSCGRVGHYGERGHYGGRGHYIERGHYGERGYYGGRGYHGGRGHYGGSGHYGGSGHYGGSSHYGGSNPYGGNYGRRGNYHRGDVHNEVVTRDHLFKFISQENTPLQSNLTDGKTISSYSKNEVLGNNSYGERGVIQNEFMSNRISPTGTGTTTTATIATITTITTMDTSASNFAHPKVHVNGSAGRMASHRIGHKGFFSQLPERRRRNVNTSDYCYTSGQNDSSTENYPQGGGGQSGGQSGGQSGSNSHSDNQGGSELAGSVETYGFCANHLGGAEQPRGGNSIGGAVGVDTVRGSNSARDVNAFAFNGGYDRHNQNHMSGFTQRRQQRNGAASHYGVGGQQWTHQPTSNTGSSRKHFNGYPNRNGTMSNSRFSSHRSVATGNLFAYADGGGMPPQHNGSAPFGSGSTPFGSGSAPFGSGSAPFSSGSAKPGPCFDPNGGSTSGYHHNGGFDPTFKSAGHVNGRRKGRNNAPRVGGYVDGYAGGYAANSIPNYGTNWPPVAGPSTSPHFAENPMSAYQSAYQSTHGKGNHLNADGLNNAPTFDEPNCEDAEVAINSFSEKTSPCEMAGRKRASHGAPVVPLHVGDHSRKTQQGEEQPLEQHPLPQQEERTMFSGRKDALEGEQPPKGNDSPLDQPITGEEENEGRDNEESRFKRKNPLLHGDREGRVGQALRNKKDGLRRGDLLGGTPTPCDEVMAVGVEMVRGDGTEGMPPPHFEVYPGEEKASFKGDAKQSERKETAESNRLKINRMGSNDAKVGHANPSPRDEVASKVRPPKQGGHKGERKSERAGNDYGGANSISKMEPVLCSLEGDNADEVNDPTEEANQMDHSTRDYEVCEPDQEQLILGENPQNSVDGYNQETGSLPGGARGEPNEGSTNKGSYRRKNKNKKGAFEKGPSDTGAYSNRVSKPARSKKK from the coding sequence ATGCATCCCCCCCAAGAGAAGGACCCCCTTAGGAACTACAGAGACAGGGAGGAGCCGGGCGCCCTGCCCTACATCCCCCACGGAGAGAATTAcctcaaaatgaacaagcCAAAGTACAACGGCAACGGAAGTTACCATCATAAGCAGGCGAGAGAGAGTCAGGTCAGTTCGAATGATAACCTAAGTTACCATAATCACTCCTACATGTGTAACAACAGTAGTGGGAATTACCACCCAGGGAAGGTACATCACCACCAGTTGGCCAATGGGAGGTACCACAAGATGGGTTACAACGAAGGGAGTGGCGACTACCTACCCAGGGGGAGAACCTATCGGAGCAACAACGGGGTGAGCAACGCCGTAGGGATTGGGATGTGCGAAGAAGAGATAGTGCACCCACAGTATAACAAAAGAAACGGAGGCAATCGCTACGATGGCGGTATTGCACCCAACGTGAATGGATTCAAAACGGTGCCAAATGACCCCCTGGGGAGGAGTCCTAACGGGGTGCTAGAATCAAACGGAGCGACAGAAAAGGAGCCCGATGTAGAGGAAATGCAGAAGGACTTCTATCCAAATGGAAAGGGCCAAAATTGGACGCGCAGGGTGAACAACCGCATGGGGAGGAGTTACCCCTCCAGGATCGTGGCGCCCAGGAATGGCGCGGCGGACTACGCCGGAAGGGGGTTCGCGGCGTTCAACCAAAGCGGCCAGCAGGGAAGCCAACAGGGCGGTCAGCATGGCATCCAGCAGAGTGACCACCATAGCGGCGCCCCAAACGGAGTGGAACTCAAACTGAAGGGCGAAATGGACAGCCAGCAGGAGAGCCACCACCTCATGGAGATCAATAACGACAGGGATAACCCAAACGCCTTTTCCAccaaggggaggagaaagaTCAACGGCCGCTACCTGAACGCCTATAAGGGCGGCGCGCATTACGTGCATGGCTCCGTGAGCAGCCGTTCCTCGAACTACTTCGGCGGGGGGAACTACGGCCACGGTCAGGGCGGCGGCCATGGTAGCGGCCATGGTAGCGGCCATGGTAGCGGCCATGGTAGCGGCCATGGTAGCGGCCAGGGCTACACCTACAACCAGGGCCAGAGCAGCGGTTACGGGTACAACTACAACCACAACAACTACAACAACCACAACAACTACAACAACTACAACAACTACAACAACCACAACAGTTACAACAACCACAACAGTTACAACCACAACAACTACAACCACAACAGTTACAGTCACAACAGTTACAGTCACAACCACGGCAGCTTCAGTCACAACCACGGCAGCTTCAGTCACAACCACGGCAGCTACAAGCACAACCACAGGAGCTATAACAACCAGGGGGGTAGCCAAGGGGCCAACTGCGAAGCGGAGGCTGCTGCGAAGGTCGTTAGCGCAGGAGAAGTCCCGCTCGCTGAATGCGCCGACGTCTGCGTGGTGCAGAAGGAAAGCCCTCCAGATGGAGGTGCAGCTAAGACCGATGGTTGCATCTCCGTTAGCTCTCCAAACAACCAGTTGGGAGACGCAGCCAAGACGGATGTAGTCCAAACGGTTGACCTTCCCAAAGAAGTCTACAACGAAAGGAATGGCACGCATGCGAAGCCGTCCGATGAGGAAGTGGACGCTCAGATATGCTTAAAGGTAGCAAAGGATGCCAATCAGCAGAGCGACAATTGCGAGGGGAACGAGAACACCTTGGATGGAAGCTGCAACGTGGGGGGAAACCCACATGGCAATCATCAAGTCAGCGGAGGAGGTGGTGACTTGGGTGGCCATAACAAAGGTGAGAGCCTAACCAGTGGGGAACCCTTTAAACATGGCAAGTGTGCTGTTGGGGAGGTAGTACTGAGGAAGGACCAGTGTAGCGGTAGGGAAGGTCCACACACCAATGGAGGGGACCATTTAATGGAAGGCCCTCCTTATGTACAGGCAAATAACGAAGTGAGTGGAAAGGACCCCACCGGGAGTTACTCCCCAGTCCCGTTTAGTAAAAACTGCACCAATAGGAAGAAGACGCAAAATAGGAGCTACCCCCCTGTGTATAACTCCAATAGGTATGAAATCAGCATCAATGGAGCCTtctggagggggaagaatacCCTATGCAATGGGAGTAGCGGTGCAGCTCGTTCGGATGACCCGAGTGGGAGGAGGGACCCACTGCCAGCACCACCCACAACAACAGTTAAGGGGTACAATCGTGGAGAGTGTGTAAACGGTAGCATGAATTCTCTCATTGATAATGACCTTGTGACGACCCCCCAGGGGGAGTACCTACAGAGCGTTACGCAGCTGGATAGTGCCAACTCGTTTGAGGAGAATAGCACCGTTACGAAAGAATATGGGGTGTGTGGGAATGGAGACCTTCAGGTGGGGAATCTTTCTGGTAGGACCTTAAGGGAGGACGCAGTTTGGGAGGCACCTCCCGTGGGGGAGCTCCACCAAGAGGAGTTTTACGTGGATGGGGTGTGCCCAGATGGGAAGACAACCATAGGGGAAGGAGACCCCTTGAAGAAGGACCTACCTATGACTGCTATACCCAACGGGGTGCGAGAAGCCCCGCTTGCCTGTGGCGAGGCGAAGCAATGCTTTGATCATGCTGCAGGAGGGTATGGCGGCGATGGAGCGGGGaactgcgggggggggaagatggacccactgggggggggcCACCACCACCATAGGGTAGGAAGTTACaaccacggggggggaagttacATCCACGGGGTAGGAAGTTGCAaccaggggggaggcagtTATAACCATGGAGGCAGCAGTTATAACCATGGGGGAAGCAGTTATAACCATGGGGGAAGCAGTTATAACCATGGGGGAAGCAGTTATAACCATGGGGGAAGCAGTTATAACCATGGGGGAAGCAGTTATAACCATGGGGGAAGCAGTTATAACCATGGAGTACGCAGTTACCCCCCGGGGGGAGGGCCCCCCTTCCATGCGGCGCAAGAACCCCCAGGAACGTACCCAAACGgggcatataaaaaacacaacagcgtgttccccccaaatgtgcTTCACAAACACGGGAGGAATATGAGAGGAGGAAAGTCCCAATTCCCAAGCATGCACGAGTGCTTCTTCTCCGCCAATAAAGGGAAAGGCGGTTCCACTCGGAGGAGTGAACCCGTAGGAGGGATAGACGAAGCGACTAGGGAGTTCCTTCTGCGCGAGCAAGTGTATGGCATGTCAAACGAGGGCACAACCTTTGTAGGAGATACCAATTACGCCGATGGGTCTCCATTCTTCGTAAAGAGGAAGGTACTCACTAGCAAAGCAGCAGTGGAAAGTTTCAGTTACGATGCAGGCGAGGTGCATTCAGGAGAAGGGAAGCCAAAAAATGACCAGCAGGATGAGTTCGCCCTGACGACGGACAGCATAACGATGAACTGCTACAGAGCGGAGTTGAAGGTGGTgaaggaggtgaaggaggtgaaggagCTGACGGAGGTGAAGGAGCTGACGGAGGTgaaggaggtgaaggagCTGACGGAGGTgaaggaggtgaaggagCTGACGGAGGTgaaggaggtgaaggagTTGAAGGAGCTGAAGGAGTTGAAGGAGGAGGTCCAAATCGGTGAGAGCAGCTCCACTCGAGATGAGGGTTGCCTTGTGGTGAACCCTAAGCTAACCCATGTTAGGAGCAGTGTGCATCTGAACATGACCATGCCGATGAATGGCTGGAAGAAGGAACCCGTCCTGAGGCGGCCGAAAAAGGGAGCCGCTGCGGAGAAGGTGAAGCGGTCCATCGTGGGCAGGGATGCGGGCGCTGCCACGGCGGAGCACATCCTCGGTGAAGCGCAGCGTGATGGGCAGGGAGAAGCGCAGCGTGAGGGGCAGCTTAACGATCCGCGTGACAACCCGCTTAACTCCCAGCAGGGACCGCTTCGTGCTGTAGGTGGCCCCCCAAAGCAGCGTAGGTCCAGGTCGGAGAATATCCACTGCTGCCAAAATAAGGACCTCAAAAATTTAGAAGTGGCCATGATTAAGCCCCACATGGACGGGTTCAAGGGGACGGCCAATGTCAACGGGTTCAGGACCTTCCTGGAAAGGGTTCTGACTAGCTACCTCGACGGGGGTGCGGTGGAGGGACGGCCCAGCATTCCGGGTGAACGGAGCGGCAAAATGAACGAGCTTCAGAGGGCGAAGCTACCCTGCCCACttggtgaagaagcaccTGTTTGTACTTACCTTGAGACTGACCAGTGGGAGAGGGACAAACGGATGGGCTCCTTCCACACAGGGGAGTGCTCCCCAGAAAAGAAAGCGGCACTCACGGAAAACGGTGCAGTTAAAACGGACAGGGGTGAAAGGCACAAAGCGGTGTACTTCCCCGGAGAGCATCTAAACTATGGAAGTGATGTGAAAGCGCAGAACACGTTTCTTTGCCTGCCAGTTGAGGGGGACGCGATTGAGGGGGACGCGATTGAGGAGGAGGCAGTTGAGGGGGAAGCAGTTGAGCATGACGCGGTTGAGTGCTACGCGGCTGAAAATGACGATGCTGAGTGCGACGCCGCCGAGTGCGACGCCGCCAACGCGCAGTGGGAAGACAAGCCGATGAATTACATCcctggggaggaagaggccGCCCCCCTCGAGGGAACACTCAGAGGAGCGTTCCTGGGCAGGAGGGACTGCGTGGGTGGCGCCAGCGCATACGCGGGGAGTAGCCGTGTAAGCGGTAGCTGCGGCAGGGTAGGCCACTACGGAGAGCGCGGCCATTACGGTGGGAGAGGTCATTATATTGAGCGAGGCCATTACGGTGAACGCGGCTATTACGGTGGGAGAGGTTACCACGGAGGGAGGGGTCACTACGGTGGGAGCGGTCACTACGGTGGAAGCGGCCACTACGGAGGGAGCAGCCACTACGGAGGGAGCAACCCCTATGGGGGAAACTACGGGAGGCGTGGCAACTACCACCGAGGTGACGTGCACAACGAAGTGGTCACCCGGGACCACCTGTTCAAGTTTATCTCCCAGGAAAACACTCCCCTGCAGAGCAACCTCACGGATGGAAAGACCATTAGCAGTTACTCTAAGAATGAGGTGCTGGGGAACAACAGCTACGGAGAAAGGGGGGTAATTCAAAATGAGTTCATGTCAAATAGGATTTCACCCACAGGCACGGGTACCACCACGACGGCGACGATAGCGACGATAACGACCATAACGACGATGGACACGAGTGCTTCCAACTTTGCACATCCCAAGGTGCACGTCAACGGTAGTGCCGGCAGGATGGCTAGCCACAGGATCGGCCACAAGGGCTTCTTCTCCCAGCTCCCCGAGAGGCGCAGGAGAAACGTCAACACGTCGGACTACTGCTATACGAGTGGTCAGAACGACTCCTCCACGGAGAACTATCCCCAGGGGGGCGGCGGTCAGAGTGGCGGTCAGAGCGGCGGGCAAAGCGGCAGCAACAGCCACAGTGACAACCAGGGAGGGAGCGAACTCGCGGGCTCAGTCGAGACCTACGGCTTCTGTGCGAACCACTTGGGAGGTGCTGAGCAGCCAAGAGGAGGGAACAGCATAGGTGGTGCGGTTGGTGTGGACACCGTTAGGGGATCGAACTCCGCGCGGGACGTTAACGCATTTGCATTCAACGGGGGGTACGACCGGCACAACCAGAATCACATGAGCGGCTTTACCCAAAGGAGGCAGCAGAGAAACGGAGCCGCCAGTCACTACGGAGTGGGGGGGCAGCAGTGGACCCACCAACCTACCAGCAACACGGGGAGCAGTAGGAAGCATTTCAACGGCTACCCGAACAGAAACGGGACGATGTCGAACAGTCGGTTCTCCTCTCACAGGAGTGTCGCCACGGGGAACCTGTTTGCTTACGCCGATGGGGGAGGCATGCCTCCCCAGCACAATGGCAGTGCCCCGTTTGGAAGCGGTAGTACCCCGTTCGGTAGCGGCAGTGCCCCGTTTGGCAGCGGTAGTGCCCCCTTCAGCAGCGGTAGTGCCAAGCCCGGCCCCTGCTTCGACCCAAACGGAGGGAGCACCAGTGGGTATCACCACAACGGTGGTTTCGATCCAACGTTTAAGTCAGCTGGTCATGTGAATGGGCGGAGAAAGGGTAGGAATAATGCACCCCGTGTTGGTGGCTACGTTGATGGGTACGCAGGTGGGTACGCGGCCAACAGTATACCCAATTACGGGACGAATTGGCCCCCCGTGGCCGGCCCCAGTACATCGCCCCATTTTGCGGAGAACCCAATGAGTGCCTACCAAAGTGCATACCAAAGTACACACGGAAAGGGGAACCACCTGAACGCGGACGGTTTGAACAACGCGCCAACGTTCGATGAGCCGAATTGTGAAGACGCCGAGGTGGCGATTAACAGCTTCTCGGAGAAGACGTCCCCATGTGAGATGGCAGGTAGGAAGCGGGCAAGTCACGGCGCCCCAGTAGTGCCTCTCCACGTGGGCGACCATTCTAGGAAAACgcagcagggggaggagcagccgCTGGAGCAGCATCCGCTTCCGCAGCAGGAGGAGCGTACCATGTTTAGCGGAAGGAAGGACGCACTTGAGGGGGAGCAGCCCCCAAAGGGGAATGACTCTCCTTTGGATCAACCCATcacgggggaggaggaaaacgaaGGGAGAGATAACGAGGAGAGCAGATTCAAGAGGAAGAACCCGCTGCTGCATGGCGATAGAGAAGGCAGAGTTGGGCAAGCCTTgcgaaacaaaaaagatggTCTGCGTAGAGGCGATTTATTAGGCGGTACTCCCACTCCCTGTGATGAAGTGATGGCAGTCGGTGTGGAGATGGTTAGGGGCGACGGAACGGAAGGaatgcctcccccccattttgaggTCTACCCTGGTGAGGAAAAGGCCTCCTTCAAGGGGGACGCGAAACAGAGCGAGAGAAAAGAAACCGCAGAGTCTAACCGCTTAAAGATCAACCGAATGGGATCAAACGACGCGAAGGTGGGCCATGCGAACCCATCGCCACGTGATGAGGTAGCGAGTAAAGTGAGACCGCCCAAGCAAGGGGGTCACAAGGGCGAAAGGAAAAGTGAGAGGGCAGGCAACGATTATGGGGGAGCCAACAGTATTTCTAAGATGGAGCCCGTTCTTTGCAGCTTGGAAGGAGACAATGCAGATGAGGTGAATGACCCCACGGAGGAAGCCAACCAAATGGACCACTCCACGCGCGACTACGAGGTGTGTGAGCCTGACCAGGAGCAGCTAATCCTGGGAGAGAATCCGCAAAACAGTGTTGATGGGTATAACCAGGAGACGGGCtccctccccgggggggccaGAGGCGAGCCGAACGAGGGTAGCACCAACAAGGGGAGTTAccgaaggaaaaacaaaaacaaaaaaggcgcGTTCGAGAAGGGCCCTAGCGACACAGGTGCGTACAGTAACAGAGTCAGCAAGCCTGCAAGGAGCAAAAAGAAGTGA